One genomic region from Pseudomonas sp. R5-89-07 encodes:
- a CDS encoding amidase, protein MSEIGQLTAVQLLQHFRDKRLSPVEVTEDALLRIERYNPVVNAYCHVDPEGALNAARAAEQRWLKGQPCGALDGVPASIKDLTLTAGMPTRKGSRTTTSDGPWDVDAPFTAFMRKAGAVLLGKTTTPEFGWKGVTDNPLYGITRNPWDTRTTAGGSSGGAAAAAALNLGVLHQGSDAGGSIRIPCAFTGTFGIKPTFGYVPQWPASSMTILSHLGPMTRTVEDSVLMLQAVAQPDARDGLIGAPRATPWLTPGTDLKGLRIAYSPTLGYVQVDPQVAKVVAAAVDGLAQLGAHVEQIDPGFSDPLEVFSTLWAAGAARLTRGMSDAQKQLLDPGLLRIAQQGERLSLDDFNAALEARAALVARMAAFHEHYDVLVSPMMPITAFAAGHDVPPGSGLQAWTQWTPFTYPFNLTQQPAASVPCGLAANGLPVGLHVVAARFADEQVLRVCQAYARAFPTEHLQAPITRTL, encoded by the coding sequence ATGAGCGAGATCGGCCAACTGACAGCGGTGCAACTGCTGCAGCATTTTCGCGACAAGCGCTTGTCGCCGGTGGAAGTCACCGAAGATGCACTGTTGCGTATCGAGCGCTACAACCCGGTGGTGAACGCCTATTGCCATGTGGACCCGGAAGGCGCGTTGAACGCGGCGCGCGCCGCCGAACAGCGCTGGCTCAAGGGCCAGCCCTGCGGCGCGCTGGACGGCGTGCCGGCATCGATCAAGGACCTGACGTTGACGGCCGGCATGCCCACCCGCAAGGGATCGCGCACCACCACCTCCGACGGGCCGTGGGACGTCGACGCGCCGTTCACGGCGTTCATGCGCAAGGCCGGCGCGGTGTTGCTGGGCAAGACCACCACCCCGGAGTTCGGCTGGAAAGGCGTCACCGACAACCCGCTGTACGGCATCACGCGTAACCCCTGGGACACACGCACCACGGCGGGCGGTTCATCCGGCGGCGCCGCTGCGGCGGCGGCGCTGAACCTGGGCGTGCTGCACCAGGGCAGCGACGCGGGCGGCTCGATCCGGATTCCCTGTGCATTCACCGGCACCTTCGGCATCAAGCCGACCTTCGGTTATGTGCCGCAATGGCCGGCAAGCTCCATGACGATTCTGTCGCACCTGGGCCCGATGACGCGCACCGTGGAAGACAGCGTGTTGATGCTGCAGGCCGTGGCGCAGCCGGACGCGCGGGACGGGCTGATCGGTGCACCGAGGGCCACGCCATGGCTGACGCCGGGCACCGACCTGAAAGGATTGCGTATCGCCTACAGCCCCACCTTGGGTTACGTGCAGGTCGACCCTCAAGTGGCCAAGGTGGTCGCCGCCGCCGTCGATGGCCTGGCGCAGTTGGGGGCCCACGTCGAGCAGATCGACCCGGGCTTCAGTGATCCGCTGGAGGTATTCAGCACCTTGTGGGCCGCTGGCGCTGCGCGCTTGACGCGCGGCATGAGCGACGCGCAGAAGCAGCTGCTCGATCCGGGTTTGCTGCGCATTGCACAACAGGGCGAGCGTTTGAGCCTGGATGATTTCAACGCGGCCCTGGAAGCACGTGCGGCGCTGGTGGCCCGGATGGCGGCGTTCCATGAGCATTACGACGTGCTGGTGTCACCGATGATGCCGATCACCGCGTTCGCGGCCGGGCACGACGTACCGCCGGGTTCCGGCCTGCAGGCATGGACGCAATGGACGCCGTTCACCTACCCCTTCAACCTCACCCAGCAACCCGCCGCGTCGGTACCCTGCGGGCTGGCGGCGAATGGTTTGCCGGTGGGGTTGCACGTGGTGGCGGCGCGGTTTGCCGATGAGCAGGTGTTGCGGGTGTGCCAAGCCTATGCAAGGGCGTTCCCCACCGAACACCTGCAAGCCCCGATCACCAGAACACTGTAG
- a CDS encoding branched-chain amino acid ABC transporter permease, whose amino-acid sequence MSEKNPLPFAKTQSRAMLLWVVAVLIGLPLILPSATLATEILIFALAALACNLLLGYTGLLSFGQGIFFGAGAYCAALLMIHLQLGLFSALLGAALTGGLLALLVGALAIRRTGIYFVMLTLAFSQMAYFVAYTLSDWTGGDNGLLSVPRPEIRIGDTVLLSLADARAFYGFVAVLFLLIFIGARRVIASPFGSTLMAIRENETRASAIGYDTRHFKILAFVLSGAVTGIAGALYAMLLHFVPLSNIDLAMSENILIMTIVGGTGSLFGSLLGAGSIVLLGDFLSDLWPRWLMLLGVILILVVIFMRGGLWGGLSTLFERVRGSRKADVVTKEKLL is encoded by the coding sequence ATGAGCGAGAAAAACCCCCTGCCGTTTGCCAAGACCCAATCGCGCGCGATGTTGCTGTGGGTAGTGGCGGTGCTGATCGGCCTGCCGTTGATATTGCCGTCGGCCACCCTGGCCACCGAAATCCTGATCTTTGCCCTGGCCGCGCTGGCCTGCAACCTGCTGCTGGGCTACACCGGGCTGTTGTCGTTCGGCCAAGGCATCTTCTTTGGTGCCGGTGCGTATTGCGCGGCGCTGCTGATGATCCACCTGCAACTGGGCCTGTTCAGCGCGCTGCTCGGCGCGGCCCTGACCGGTGGCTTGCTGGCCTTGCTGGTGGGCGCCCTGGCCATCCGGCGCACCGGTATCTACTTCGTGATGCTCACCTTGGCGTTCAGCCAGATGGCCTACTTCGTCGCCTACACCCTGAGCGACTGGACCGGCGGCGACAACGGCCTGCTCAGCGTGCCGCGCCCGGAGATCCGCATCGGTGACACCGTACTGCTGTCGCTGGCCGACGCCCGCGCCTTCTACGGCTTTGTCGCGGTGCTGTTCCTGCTGATCTTTATCGGCGCGCGCCGGGTGATCGCCTCGCCGTTCGGCAGCACCCTGATGGCGATCCGCGAAAACGAAACCCGCGCTTCGGCCATCGGCTACGACACGCGTCACTTCAAGATCCTGGCGTTTGTGTTGTCCGGCGCGGTCACCGGCATTGCCGGGGCGCTGTACGCCATGCTGCTGCACTTTGTGCCGCTGTCGAACATCGACCTGGCGATGTCCGAGAACATCCTGATCATGACCATCGTCGGTGGCACCGGCTCGTTGTTCGGCTCGTTGCTGGGCGCCGGTTCCATCGTGCTGCTGGGGGATTTCCTGTCGGACCTGTGGCCGCGCTGGCTGATGCTGCTGGGGGTGATTCTGATCCTGGTGGTGATCTTTATGCGAGGCGGCTTGTGGGGCGGCCTGTCGACACTGTTCGAACGTGTGCGCGGCAGCCGCAAGGCGGATGTCGTGACCAAGGAGAAGCTGCTATGA
- a CDS encoding ABC transporter ATP-binding protein, producing MSTLLETKNLELAYGAFHAVNGVNLKVEAGTIHTIIGPNGAGKTSLFHCLTGERQATAGAIHFDGKNLMRKPAHGRVGLGMARSFQLTSLFQNLSVRENLRLAAQGRDGARALNFWRRVDSKREHLEMADQVLERLQLTARAETLAGELSHGQQRVLEVGMSICSRPKLLMLDEPTSGMGIDDIPIMTQLISDLGRDHTVLLIEHNMSIVMSISQRITVMSHGQILVEGTPEFVRADERVRTAYLGEAA from the coding sequence ATGAGCACCCTGCTGGAAACCAAGAACCTGGAACTGGCCTACGGCGCGTTCCATGCGGTCAACGGCGTCAACCTCAAGGTCGAAGCCGGCACCATCCACACCATCATCGGCCCCAACGGCGCGGGCAAGACCAGCCTGTTCCATTGCCTCACCGGTGAGCGCCAGGCCACCGCCGGCGCGATCCACTTCGACGGCAAAAACCTGATGCGCAAACCCGCCCACGGCCGCGTGGGCCTGGGCATGGCGCGCTCGTTCCAGCTCACCAGCCTGTTCCAGAACCTCAGCGTGCGTGAAAACCTGCGCCTGGCCGCGCAGGGCCGTGACGGCGCGCGCGCCCTGAATTTCTGGCGCCGCGTGGACAGCAAGCGCGAGCACCTGGAGATGGCCGACCAGGTGCTGGAACGCCTGCAACTCACCGCCCGCGCCGAGACCCTGGCCGGCGAGTTGTCCCACGGCCAGCAGCGCGTGCTGGAAGTGGGCATGTCGATCTGTTCCAGGCCCAAACTGCTGATGCTCGACGAGCCCACCTCGGGCATGGGCATCGATGACATTCCGATCATGACCCAACTGATCAGCGACCTGGGCCGCGACCACACGGTGCTGCTGATCGAACACAACATGAGCATCGTCATGTCCATCAGCCAACGCATCACCGTGATGAGCCACGGGCAGATTCTGGTGGAAGGCACGCCGGAGTTCGTGCGTGCCGATGAACGTGTGCGCACGGCTTACCTTGGGGAGGCGGCGTGA
- a CDS encoding LacI family DNA-binding transcriptional regulator has translation MNKKKSVTISDIAKRVGMTTITVSRALSKPDLVKPATLARILEVARELDYVPNAFARGLKRSESLIIGVITASVDNPFYSEMIKAISREAKKHGYTIMLVDTDELEELESKAVDTLLGYRVAGIILSPVSDEPSYQPDYLERLGNGKTPVVLLDRTIHDSPFSRVVLDNYHSGIQAAHYLLRQTPDLKRLLVLTGPEHSRITVERLKGLREVLAEHPQVQVEVQAGDYTLMPSYLHTLDYLAAHSAPDAIMGFNQLITLGALRALRMHNIAHDSLTICGIDRLPFADIFGVPIACVAHDASLAGSSAVRLLLDRLQDPHKPRDKVVIAGQLENG, from the coding sequence ATGAACAAGAAAAAGTCCGTCACCATCAGCGACATCGCCAAGCGGGTGGGCATGACCACCATCACCGTGTCCCGCGCGCTGAGCAAACCTGACCTGGTCAAGCCCGCCACCCTGGCGCGCATCCTGGAAGTGGCGCGTGAGCTGGACTACGTGCCCAACGCCTTTGCACGCGGGCTCAAGCGCAGTGAAAGCCTGATCATCGGGGTGATCACCGCGTCGGTGGACAACCCGTTCTACAGCGAAATGATCAAGGCGATTTCCCGCGAAGCGAAAAAGCACGGCTACACCATCATGCTGGTGGACACCGATGAACTGGAGGAACTGGAAAGCAAGGCCGTCGATACCCTGCTGGGGTATCGCGTGGCGGGGATCATCCTGTCGCCGGTCTCCGACGAGCCGAGCTACCAGCCCGACTATCTGGAACGCCTGGGCAATGGCAAGACACCGGTGGTGCTGCTTGATCGCACGATTCACGACAGCCCGTTCAGCCGCGTGGTACTCGACAACTACCACAGTGGCATCCAGGCCGCGCACTACCTGCTACGCCAAACCCCGGACCTCAAGCGCCTGCTGGTGCTGACCGGCCCCGAGCATTCGCGCATCACCGTGGAACGCCTCAAGGGCCTGCGCGAAGTACTGGCCGAGCATCCCCAGGTGCAGGTCGAAGTGCAGGCCGGGGACTACACGTTGATGCCGTCCTACCTGCACACCCTCGACTACCTCGCCGCGCACTCGGCGCCGGACGCGATCATGGGCTTCAATCAGTTGATCACCCTCGGCGCCCTGCGCGCCTTGCGCATGCACAACATCGCCCACGACAGCCTGACCATCTGCGGCATCGACCGCCTGCCCTTCGCCGATATTTTCGGCGTGCCGATTGCCTGTGTGGCCCACGACGCCTCGCTGGCCGGCAGCAGCGCGGTGCGCCTGCTGCTCGATCGCTTGCAGGACCCGCACAAGCCACGGGACAAGGTGGTCATCGCCGGGCAACTGGAGAACGGCTAG
- a CDS encoding ABC transporter ATP-binding protein: protein MLIVENIHSYYDKSHVLEGVSLTVNPGELVTLLGRNGAGKTTTLRSILGIICPRQGQIHFNGQALVGQKIFEIARQGLALVPENRGIFRLLSVEENLRIAVRKSSRWQLEDVYAMFPRLKERRRNAGHALSGGEQQMLAIARALLNDPKLLILDEPTEGLAPVIVDELVKILRKVKDDGLPVLLVEQNLMVCDKLADRHYVLEQGRVVYEGSAADFRADPSIKNRYLALSA, encoded by the coding sequence ATGCTGATCGTCGAAAACATTCATTCCTACTACGACAAAAGCCATGTGCTCGAAGGCGTGTCATTGACCGTCAATCCCGGTGAACTGGTGACGCTGCTGGGCCGTAACGGCGCCGGCAAGACCACCACCTTGCGCAGCATCCTGGGCATCATCTGCCCGCGCCAGGGCCAGATCCACTTCAACGGGCAGGCGCTGGTGGGGCAGAAGATTTTTGAAATCGCGCGCCAGGGCCTGGCGCTGGTCCCGGAAAACCGCGGGATTTTCCGCCTGCTCAGCGTCGAGGAAAACCTGCGCATCGCCGTGCGCAAGAGCAGCCGCTGGCAGCTGGAAGACGTGTACGCCATGTTCCCGCGCCTCAAGGAGCGCCGCAGGAACGCCGGGCACGCGCTCTCCGGCGGCGAGCAACAGATGCTCGCCATCGCCCGCGCCCTGCTCAACGATCCCAAGCTGCTGATCCTCGATGAGCCCACCGAAGGCCTGGCGCCGGTGATCGTCGACGAGTTGGTGAAGATCCTGCGCAAGGTCAAGGACGACGGCCTGCCCGTGCTGCTGGTGGAACAGAACCTGATGGTCTGCGACAAGCTCGCCGACCGTCATTACGTACTCGAACAGGGCCGCGTGGTGTACGAAGGCAGCGCTGCGGATTTCCGCGCCGACCCGAGCATCAAGAACCGCTACCTGGCCCTGAGTGCCTGA
- a CDS encoding Zn-dependent hydrolase produces the protein MNSFAQPLKSNAPLIDRDRLWQSLMDLAKLGATAKGGVCRLALTDLDRQARDLFVQWCEAAGCSVTVDAIGNIFARRAGRNSALPPVMTGSHIDTQPTGGKFDGCYGVMAGLEVIRTLNDLNIQTEAPIEVVVWTNEEGSRFPPCMMGSGVFAGKFDLQDTLDKQDEHGLSVGAELQRIGYAGSRAVSGHLVGAYFEAHIEQGPVLEDQAITIGVVMGCLGQKWFDLTLTGVEAHAGPTPMHLRKDALVGAAEVVSAVNRIAHQQQPHACGTVGCLSLHPGSRNVIPGQVHMTIDLRHLHADKLQAMVDEVRSVIQTSAARHGLTYELTPTADFPPLDFNPICVNAVRDGASALGLSHMDIVSGAGHDAIFVAELGPAGMIFVPCEGGISHNEIENAAPDDLAAGCAVLLRAMVNAAQGVEP, from the coding sequence ATGAACAGCTTTGCGCAACCGCTAAAGAGCAACGCCCCGCTGATCGACCGCGACCGCCTGTGGCAATCCCTGATGGACCTGGCCAAGCTCGGCGCCACGGCCAAAGGCGGCGTGTGCCGCCTGGCCCTGACCGACCTCGACCGCCAGGCCCGTGACCTGTTCGTGCAGTGGTGCGAGGCCGCCGGCTGCAGTGTGACGGTGGACGCCATCGGCAATATCTTTGCCCGCCGCGCCGGGCGCAACAGCGCCCTGCCCCCGGTGATGACCGGCAGCCATATCGACACCCAGCCCACCGGTGGCAAGTTCGATGGCTGCTACGGGGTGATGGCCGGCCTGGAAGTGATCCGCACCCTGAATGACCTGAACATCCAAACCGAGGCGCCGATTGAAGTGGTGGTGTGGACCAACGAAGAAGGTTCGCGTTTTCCGCCGTGCATGATGGGTTCCGGGGTATTCGCCGGTAAGTTCGACCTGCAGGACACCCTCGATAAACAGGACGAGCACGGCCTGTCGGTGGGCGCGGAATTGCAGCGCATCGGTTATGCCGGTTCCCGCGCTGTGTCGGGCCACTTGGTAGGCGCGTATTTCGAAGCGCATATCGAACAGGGCCCGGTGCTGGAAGACCAGGCCATCACCATCGGCGTGGTGATGGGTTGCCTGGGCCAGAAATGGTTCGACCTGACCCTCACCGGCGTCGAAGCCCACGCAGGCCCGACGCCGATGCACCTGCGCAAGGACGCCCTGGTGGGCGCCGCCGAGGTGGTCAGCGCGGTCAACCGCATCGCCCATCAGCAGCAACCGCACGCCTGCGGCACCGTCGGTTGCCTGAGCCTGCACCCCGGCTCGCGCAATGTGATTCCAGGCCAGGTGCACATGACGATCGACCTGCGCCACCTGCACGCAGACAAGCTGCAGGCCATGGTCGACGAAGTGCGCAGCGTGATCCAAACCAGCGCCGCCCGGCACGGCCTCACGTATGAACTGACCCCCACCGCCGACTTCCCGCCCCTGGACTTCAATCCCATCTGTGTGAACGCCGTGCGCGACGGCGCCAGCGCACTGGGCTTGAGCCATATGGATATCGTCAGCGGCGCTGGGCATGACGCGATCTTCGTCGCCGAACTCGGCCCGGCCGGGATGATCTTTGTGCCGTGCGAAGGCGGCATCAGCCATAACGAAATCGAAAACGCCGCGCCGGATGACCTGGCGGCGGGCTGCGCGGTGTTGCTGCGTGCCATGGTCAATGCGGCGCAGGGAGTTGAGCCATGA
- a CDS encoding SDR family oxidoreductase, producing MHATFDFTGQRILVTGASSGIGREIARQLMLSGAEVFALGRDAQALAQLGCRTLCLDIADSRALDTALNELPPLHGLVNCAGISRLEPAAAISAEAFDQVMHVNARAAAQVASRVAAKMIEAGLGGSIVNVSSQASLVALDDHLGYCASKAALDAITRVQCAEWGRFGIRVNSVNPTVTLTPMATMAWSDPAKRDPALAAIPLGRFAQTVEVALPVLFLLSDAASMISGVSLPIDGGYTSR from the coding sequence ATGCATGCCACCTTTGACTTCACCGGCCAACGCATCCTTGTCACCGGCGCGAGCAGTGGGATCGGTCGCGAAATCGCTCGCCAGCTCATGCTCAGCGGCGCCGAGGTGTTTGCCCTGGGGCGTGACGCGCAGGCGCTCGCGCAATTGGGGTGCCGCACTCTGTGCCTGGACATTGCCGACAGCCGCGCCCTCGACACCGCCCTAAACGAACTGCCGCCGCTGCACGGCCTGGTCAACTGCGCCGGTATTTCCCGCCTGGAACCGGCCGCCGCCATCAGCGCCGAGGCCTTCGACCAAGTGATGCACGTCAATGCCCGCGCCGCTGCGCAAGTGGCCAGTCGCGTGGCGGCGAAAATGATCGAGGCCGGCCTGGGCGGCAGTATCGTCAACGTGTCCAGCCAGGCGTCGCTGGTGGCCCTGGACGATCACCTGGGCTACTGCGCCTCCAAGGCCGCGCTCGATGCGATCACCCGCGTGCAATGCGCTGAATGGGGCCGCTTCGGCATTCGCGTCAACAGCGTCAACCCCACCGTCACGCTGACGCCCATGGCGACCATGGCCTGGTCTGATCCGGCCAAGCGCGATCCGGCGCTGGCGGCGATTCCGCTGGGCCGTTTTGCGCAGACCGTGGAGGTGGCGTTGCCCGTGCTGTTCCTGCTCAGCGATGCCGCAAGCATGATCAGCGGTGTGAGCCTGCCCATCGATGGCGGCTACACCAGTCGCTAG
- a CDS encoding LysR family transcriptional regulator — MDIELARTFLEITRCGSLAAAAEKLHVTQTAITARVKNLENQLGSTLFVRNRAGARLTADGEAFVVYANQLLQTWEAARRDLPLPDGYRNVLHIGGEVSLCNPLMLGWAKALRERIPGHALRTEVREGEYLLRQLELGVLDAALVFQPQYWPGLQVEQVLEEKLILVQLASKPEPYVYIDWGPGFRQQHDAALPDRARAAVSFNLGPLALQYILENGGAGYFRTRVVQSYLDSGVMQRVAKAPEFSFPTYLVYARARDSAVLQQALTLLREVVRAEGDWSQRWDPLI; from the coding sequence ATGGACATCGAACTGGCACGCACCTTCCTCGAAATCACCCGCTGCGGCAGCCTGGCCGCGGCGGCGGAGAAACTGCACGTCACCCAGACCGCCATCACCGCACGGGTCAAAAACCTGGAAAACCAGTTGGGCAGTACGCTGTTCGTGCGCAACCGCGCCGGGGCCAGGCTGACCGCCGATGGCGAGGCCTTCGTGGTGTACGCCAACCAGTTGCTGCAAACCTGGGAAGCTGCCCGGCGTGACCTGCCGTTGCCCGATGGCTATCGCAACGTGCTGCATATCGGCGGTGAAGTCAGCCTGTGCAACCCGCTGATGCTCGGCTGGGCCAAGGCGCTGCGCGAGCGGATTCCGGGCCATGCGCTGCGCACGGAAGTGCGTGAAGGCGAGTACCTGCTGCGCCAGCTGGAGTTGGGTGTGCTCGACGCCGCGCTGGTGTTCCAGCCGCAGTACTGGCCGGGGTTGCAGGTGGAGCAGGTGCTGGAAGAAAAACTGATCCTGGTGCAACTGGCGAGCAAGCCCGAGCCCTACGTGTATATCGACTGGGGCCCGGGCTTTCGCCAGCAGCACGACGCCGCCCTGCCCGACCGGGCACGCGCCGCCGTGAGTTTCAACCTGGGGCCGCTGGCGTTGCAGTACATCCTGGAGAACGGCGGCGCCGGTTATTTCCGCACGCGGGTGGTGCAGAGCTACCTGGACAGCGGCGTGATGCAGCGGGTGGCCAAGGCGCCGGAATTCAGCTTCCCGACCTACCTGGTGTACGCGCGGGCGCGGGATTCGGCGGTGCTGCAGCAGGCGCTGACGCTGTTGCGCGAGGTGGTCCGGGCCGAGGGCGACTGGTCGCAACGCTGGGACCCGCTGATTTGA